In Aspergillus nidulans FGSC A4 chromosome IV, a single window of DNA contains:
- a CDS encoding uncharacterized protein (transcript_id=CADANIAT00000682), which translates to MTGYIWAFRENRDVSSGQFALTWMAIWLAMHVHFLFIDSAISVIPMPIVPFFVLTWTILNVSSTIGPFDLSPGFYRIGYAFPAHSLYELLLQNWMDGCNPHLYRAFPILWSLSIIGER; encoded by the exons ATGACTGGATATATTTGGGCGTTCCGCGAAAATCGGGATGTCTCGTCCGGCCAATTCGCTTTAACCTGGATGGCAATCTGGCTGGCCATGCATGTCCATTTCCTTTTCATCGACTCCGCTATCTCTGTCATCCCGATGCCCATCGTacctttctttgtcttgaCCTGGACCATACTCAACGTCTCCAGTACCATTGGTCCGTTTGACCTGTCTCCGGGCTTCTATCGTATCGGGTATGCATTCCCGGCACATTCTCTTTATGAGCTCCTGCTTCAGAACTGGATGGACGGGTGTAACCCGCATCTGTATCGGGCCTTTCCGATTTTGTGGT CACTCTCTATAATTGGCGAGCGTTGA